GTGAAATAGTCCTTGAACGGCACCATGCCCGCGTTGACGAACAGCAGGGTCGGGTCGTTCTGCGGCACGAGCGGAGCCGACTGCACCTTCTCGTGGCCGTCGGCGGCGAAGTAGTCGAGGAAGGTGGAACGGATCTGCTTCAGGCTGGTCATGGGCGTATCGCTCTGGAACTCGGGCGCGCGGGAGGAATATCGGAACCGGCGTCATATAGGGATTTTGCGCCGAACGCATCACTGGCGCGTGATGCGGCGGGCGGGCGGGGCTTTTTCCTCCCCATTTCATGGGGGAGGGGGACAGGCTACGCGGTGGAGGGGCCGGGAGCGGCGGCAAAACCGGCAGCCCCTCCGTCACGGTCGCTTCGCGCCCGCGCCACCTCCCCATGAAATGGGGAGGAGAATACGCTTAGCCGTGCAATCGCTCGGCCGACACGATCACCCCGTCCGCGTCGGCGTAGAGCCAGTCGCCGGGGGTGAAGATGACGCCGCCGAAGCTGGTGGGGATGTCGATTTCGCCGAGGCCGTCGCGGTCGGCGCGCAGGGGGATGGTCCCCACGGCCTTGACGCCGACGTCCATGGTGTCGAGCACGGCGCTGTCGCGCACCGCGCCGTGGACGACGATCCCGGCCCAGCCGTTGTCGATGGCGAGCCGGGCCAGGTTGTCGCCGACCAGGGCGCGTTTCAGCGAGCCGCCGCCGTTGACCACCAGGACCG
The nucleotide sequence above comes from Brevundimonas naejangsanensis. Encoded proteins:
- the rraA gene encoding ribonuclease E activity regulator RraA, encoding MTFATADLCDAHPDAVKVCHILFRSFGKVTAFHGPIRTLSVLDDNALVRETLERPGQGAVLVVNGGGSLKRALVGDNLARLAIDNGWAGIVVHGAVRDSAVLDTMDVGVKAVGTIPLRADRDGLGEIDIPTSFGGVIFTPGDWLYADADGVIVSAERLHG